The Chelonoidis abingdonii isolate Lonesome George chromosome 9, CheloAbing_2.0, whole genome shotgun sequence genome has a segment encoding these proteins:
- the LOC116825493 gene encoding cytoglobin-like: MALLTDADKKNIQHIWAKLFENPEENGKTVVIKLFKDYPETKAYFKTIPTEGNLQEDPLVRFHGRRVMVALNQVVENLDNWKQACRILDRLADKHKNVHQVPAVNFQSMFQVILSVCKDLLGNEFSTDVSLSWEKLFGLLSEQINASYVSTSKS; the protein is encoded by the exons ATGGCTTTGTTAACTGATGCTGATAAGAAGAATATCCAACACATCTGGGCAAAGTTATTTGAGAATCCAGAAGAGAATGGCAAAACAGTTGTGATCAA ACTCTTCAAAGATTATCCTGAGACAAAAGCATACTTCAAGACCATCCCGACTGAAGGCAACCTGCAGGAGGATCCGCTGGTGCGTTTCCATGGCCGGAGAGTCATGGTTGCCCTCAACCAGGTGGTTGAAAACCTGGACAATTGGAAGCAGGCCTGCAGGATTCTGGACCGTCTAGCAGACAAGCACAAGAATGTGCACCAAGTGCCAGCAGTGAATTTCCAG AGCATGTTTCAGGTGATCCTAAGTGTCTGCAAAGACCTCCTAGGAAATGAATTCAGCACCGACGTGTCCCTCTCCTGGGAGAAGCTCTTTGGTCTGCTCTCTGAACAAATAAATGCATCTTACGTAAGCACTTCCAAGTCCTGA